The genomic window GTCCAATGAACCAAATGAATTGTACTCAATGACCTCTTTATAAGGACCGAACCTAAACTCTAGATTAGGAGGAAAATAATGAGaggaaacaaataattaagCCATAAGAGCAAAGTTGGAAAATTGGTGATGAAGAGTGTAATAAATTATACCATGCTTTCAATACTTTACATAAATGGGACTTCCAAAATCTAAAAaagttttgtgaaaaaatagaGTTGCTacctagattttaaaaaaataaagaaacctaAAATATGCTATAATTCTAGAGATTTAAGTGAGAGGTTGATTAtgcttaagaaaaaatagacatTACCCTTACCATATCCTTTTAAAGCAAAATGTTACCTTAGCAAtgtattttctcttaaatttattctaagcatgccattaattatttaaattatttccaaGCTTATTCGTGAGTCATTTGTTATTGGTGGGTGTTCGTCGAGTTAACATTGAACCCTGAATTAGAAGTTtcacaacttgatttttttaaaaatttcttttttgttaaaatatcgTGCTAGGCCTACACCAATACCTTAAACTAGGAGACTCATCGACTTAATCATTAAATCCAAGTTTAAACAAAGAAAGTTGTTAACTTAACAAAGACTTGTcgacatattttttaatatgttttaaagttaaaaacatCGTGCTAGGATTATGTTGGTCTCTAAAAAATAGGAGACATGTTTTCATAACTGTTTAAATCTAAGCTTTGATCAAAACATAATGCAAACTAGACAAAACTTGTAGATgtagtttttatatttgtttgaaaaataaatatttacatgcATATTCATACATAAGGCAACAACAAAGTTTTATGAAGTTTTAATAGCATTATTTGGAagcctttaaaaataaaataaaataaaataaatgtaagaGTGAAAAGTTTCTTATTTTCGAAAatgaatttaatgattttttaaaatgaattttttcacACATATACATAcgtaaaaagatgaaattacaATTTTACCAAATGAAATTAACTCTATTGTGAAGtcgatataaataaaataaaatcaaaataaaaaatgcatgagTGAAAAGTTGTCGATtctcaaaaataaatgttatacATACATGTATATGTAAAAAGGCGACAacacaattttacaaaataaaactaacaCTATTGTAAAGATGGTAAAAACAATTTACTCCAACCTTCATGCAAAAGCCAAgcgtgaaaataaaaaaaatcaaaaaaagggaaaagagcTAGAGTTTTACCTGGGTTTGGCTCCAAATACAGGAAGGGATAATATGGTGGCTACTAGTGGCAGAGATGGTGGTTAGGCCAcaaattagtttgattttggtcggttttctttttttctttgggtttgctctctctcttcagatctttttcttcttctttcctttatgTTGTTTCCTATCTCAAAATACCTTCATTTCCGGCTAAAAAactatcattttcttctttctctctctaacttggtattctctctctctagtttggatcgtttgctttttttctttgtttctctatTTATAGACAAGGGTGAAGgttttgaaactcttttttgTGGCATGATCATGACCATTGGTCCCTTTGGGCTAATCTCCACCCTTCACCATGGTTTTATACTTTGCTCGAGATAATCGAGTTGCCCTTTTTCACACTAGATTTTGTAGTGTTTCATAGGGCCAGAGTTATAGAAATAACCAACTTGAAAGACtcttcttcatttccatttTATAGAGAATTTTAGGAACGAAAATTGATGGAATTCCCGTCACTAACAACTTTGATTAtcctttataaaattaaaattaaaactaatattttttttggttttaaagagATGAAAAATTATCTAGGTTATAAAGagttggttttgaaaaaaaaataaagaagttaaTCAGATTTAttatatggaataaaaaatgggttgaagaaaataattctCCAAGTACTAGGCCAAATTCAaagttaaattgacaaaaaataatcttttatagTCTAGAAAATTATTGTATAGTAAATCCAAACCCAGGCCCATACCTAAAGCCCGAGCCGAGTCGAATCGCACGCTTGTTGATTTAAACCAAAAACCCACTATTTTTAGGATCTCTTTAACTCTAAAAGCTTAGGTGCCTTATATGCACAATTTTAACTTCTCAACTTTTCATTGtataaataccaaaaacaaattgtgtttttgattattttacgtgggataaagtttttttatagagttttgAGTTTTATCAAATCATgtcaattaaaagtttttttaagatcaattccttattaatttataatttatttaaattatattaatattttatattaaaaagtttatgttaaagattaaattataaagtttaaccCTAAAAATGATTGGATGttacttttaatttgatatcaaatttgttcattaaataaataattttaaataaaattctaacaaACGGATGAAGTTGGCGCCTTTTTTGCATTGGAAACTCCAAATCTGCTGATCCCATTGCAaccattttcaaattttcaattataagtGAAATAATCGATATTTCAGGGAATTAATGGCGGAAAAAGCgattataacaacaacaaaaaaaaagaagaagaaataaatgtaAAATCTACAATCATCATTACGAACAAATAATCTCAtgcaaattaataattaaacctattttttttaacaattaagaTAATCTATGTCAACTTTATAATGTGAATCAAATCCGTTTAGTAAGATCTTTGAACTATAACTTTTAACTTTAAATCATAgaataaaagttattttcataaataatttaagaaaaaaatgagttaaaataaatttagttagaaatatatttgataaaaataatttaaatcaattgtTTTAGAAAGAATACAGTATTAGATTCCGTTTCGTATGATTTtgcaaatagatttttttaaaaaaaaacttttaacttTTACATTCTACTCATACtaaatgtctttttatttttttttataaaagttgatttgagttatttttaccTAATATATTTCTAACTTAAAACTATTttgtcataaattatttataaaaaaaaggttttaaaccatgattcaaagtaaaaaattacttctcataaattacatcaaactgactttaaataataatttaaaagttaaaaatctaaaatcttttattaagTTAGAATAtttgaatcaattttataataaacttatagttaaattaaaacttatttctaaaacatatttataattgttttatagtaaaaatagtcaaaatttcaaaaacaagttaaatcaatttgtaaaagttatattaaatataattttaaatatttttcttattaggtATTAGGCAGATCATTCAAATCCAAACCTATAAGAACATTTTGCTCCTTTGCTTTCATAACATTAGAAATCAAATTCACTTGCCACCACTTGGTGAGTCGGTCTAGTTCTATAGTGGGCATTGAGGTTGTTGAGTCAGGCTTTCTAATACCTCAAAAAATTTCTCCAGTTGGAGAATTAATGGGATACGagatttatagttattttttaaaatattatattatattttttaaaattatttttgataccgtttattaaaataatttaaaaatataattttttaaaaaattttacccAACCATTTGAAACGCAATACCAAATGAAAGCCAAGGGaatgcttattttttaattttaaaagtagctttcaaataatttaaattttatttttagtttttttgttttaaattaatattattttaatattttcaaattattttaatattttcaaattattttaatattttaatatcaaaaataatttttaaaaaataaaaaaatattattttaatatattataaataaaaaatatttgaaaaataatcacacTTAAATATCCTTCAAATAAACTTTCTATCCCCGACTCTTTACTGTATTGAACTCAAGGCAGCCCATCATTTTAATGGGCTAAGACTGaagtataaatgaaaaaaaaaaaaaaaaaaactaaggaacAGACAGGTGCTCGTCGAGTCTCGTCCAAGCGACCCAAAGAAGACAACCTCTTGCTCTCTCGGTCTTCTTCCTCCATCGCTCGTGCCTTGTCCAGGCGACCCAAAGAAGACAACCTCTTGCTCTCTCGGTCTTCTTCCTCCATCGCTCGTGCCTTGTCCAGGCGACCCAAAGAAGACAGCTATATTTAAACAAAGCAATTAAATCTTAAGCAATGGTAAAAACCAAACAGCAGAAGTCCAAACCCAAGAAAACTCCCCATGTAAGTCTCTCTCCCCCACAAATTActgttttatattgattttatttttttaatattcaaattttctccttttccatCCTTACTGTCTCGGATTTTTATTCAATGCTATACTATATGTGaagtttctcttttttgttacTATTTATATGgggtggtggtttttttttttggtgttcaaaatcatttaatacaatattaaaatttgattaagcATATGAAAGTAACAAGGTTatcttttgattaaaaaaagttgCAAATTTGACACTGTACTTGATTAGTGGTGAAAAAGGTTAATTTAGTCCGCCCCATGTAGTTTTTGCTGCGTTTTAGGTGATGAAGTGATAAATTGTTTCTCTTTAGCCACTTAGATTCAGGcatgttaaaattttttgttgccTTTGATGTTATGTGGGAGGTGATCAAGTGAAATTTGTATGGTTTGCAGGTGAAAAAACAGGGAAAGCAGGCCAATATCGTGCAGTTTCGCGCTCAGCTTGATGCATTGGGCCTAAAAATTATCGAAGTGACTGCAgatggtaattgttttttcaggTCTGTGTTTATGGATTGCTGTTTGTTGCGTATTGTGTACTTTATTATGATATATTGGTGGGTTACATCATAAGCACATGTTTTGGAATTTTGATCTGTTTTACAGAATAATATCATTCTAATGTAACCTGGGGAAAGAATTATAGATGTATTTTGGAGCTGCTCTTTAGTCTTGCTTAAGGTGTTTACTCTTGTTCGTTTGCAGGGGACTTGCAGATCAGCTTGAAGGTAATGAGGAGGAACATGGAAAGTATCGCAGTATGGTGGTCCAGTATATAATGGTAAATGCCTTTTGTAAAAGAAACTTTTTATGTGGATTGAAAAAGAAACCGATGTCAGTATTAATTGTGTTAAGAATTTGCTTTCTATCAACTGTCAATGCATTCCTGTTGCATGTCAATGTGAAATTTCTCTTTGATTATGTTATAGCTATATTACTAGCCATACAAGATATGTGAGGAATATTTGTGTATATTAGCAAGCaactgatttgattttttacctCTCCCTGTCCCTCTCCATCTGTGCGTGTGTGCGCCTGCCTGCTTGTGTGCTTGTATGTGCTGCATGCATGTGTATGTTATTTGATTAATACTAACCTGCAAATCAATCTGATACTGGAGCTGTATTTACAGAACACTCGTGAAATGTTTGAACCCTTTATTGAGGATGACGTCCCATTTGATGAATACTGCCAATTGATGGAAAAGGATGGCACATGGGCTGGACATATGGAATTACAAGCAGCTTCTCTTGTTACGCATAGTAATATATGTGTTCACCGGGTGAGATTCTCCTTTTCATGCAGCTCTCATTTGTGTGCTTGTTTCCATACTAATGGAATTACTTGTAAAACTGCTACAACATTACTACAAGCTGATATGGATTGTCTACTTTCAGTTTCAAATTGTACTTCTATCCAGTGGAAGATTATATAACTGATATACCAATCCAATTTATCTTTGCACATATGCAGTATATGTACAAAGTGAACTGAATAAATGGACAGACATGTAAACTACACGCACAAAGAAAACATAAGAATGAAATGCACACAGATGTTCTCCCCTGCACTCATGGGCACAATGACACACTCACACACACTTTTTTACTTGATATGCTTCAAGAAGTTCTTGGACTCATATGCTCATTGTTTACTCGATACAGTACATGTCACCACGTTGGTACATCCGAAATTTTGATCAGCATGGAGCTCGTATGGTCCATTTGTAAGTATTCTTGAATATCTATGATGTTTGTAGCAATCTTTTCCATTGCATGTGTTTGGACCTTATAGAAGTGGAGAATCACCAAAATTAATGAATGCCCACTATACTCATATGATTTCTGTATGTGCATTTGATGGATGAATAACTAACTATGTATCTATCCCTTGCAGTTGGGACTATACCTTGattatttctattttgtgtATGACCACTGATTTTCAATTGCTAAGATTTTTCTTAAGAGTGCTAGATTTGATAATAGGAGTAATGTTTCAGTTATCCAATTTGATTTTCCTACCTTTCTTCAGATCTTATCATGATGAGGAACATTACAATAGTGTGCGGTCAAAGGATGACCCTTGTAATGGGCCAGCTCAGCCAATTATAATCAAGGTTTTTCTCTAGAGCTTCTATGATCCTTAGCAGTTATGTCTTTCTTATAAATTTATGTCATCTACTTTTAACCTGTAATTGGTAACAATATCCTGATCACTTCTAGTTTGTGAAAGGTTGATGCTGATCTTTCAGCAACATCTGTTCAAGCAAAAGCTGTGTCTAGCACTAAAGCAGGAATTGCAAAGGACAGTTTTGATGCAGGATCCCTTAAATTGGTCATGGCAGGAAGTGGTTGTGAAAATGCTGAGAAAGTCAAACAGGTAGAAATAGTCTCCTGCTATATGAAttgttttatagaaaataatgtCCCAATACTGCTGTTAATCTCTTACTAGGTTTTACTAGAAGTTGATGGTGATGTTGATGCTGCAATAGAGTTTTTAATAGCAGAGCAAGAATCAGATTCCTTTTCAGCAGAAAATAATTCCCTTTGTTCTGACACGAATATTTCTTATGGTAAAgtctttcattgtttttgttgcATGTTAAATAATCTTATGTTGGCTGCTGTTAGCTATCACTTTTTCATCCAGTTATGGAACTATTTGTGTGGTCTTCCTTGAAGAAATGAAGTGATGATTTTCTCTGATAAGCAAAATGTTTTCATGGAAATGATTTCCTTAGAGAATTTAATGGTTCTGTACACATTTCGGAAAGTTGGCTCTGACCTCTGAATGCCTTATCATTTAGTACATAGCATGGTTTCATAAGGAGTCCTTCTTCAGGGGTCAATTCTGTAAGGAATGGGAATATGATTcatctttttttgaatttatgctTTGATCTGCAGAATCagttctctccttttctttatattttacacAATCAAGATTTCTTAAAGCTGAGGCTGTTGTCGAAGgagaaatattatttgtgttgGTATCAATGATGTGGCACACTTTCCCTAGAATTTCAGCTTTAATTGAATGTCAGTCTGTGCTTGCattaaaatcaattgttttggGGATTGATATAATGCCaggatttagaagaaaaaattgttctAATTGTTCCTTGTGTATGCCTGCATGTACTTGTGTCTGTTATGAATACTGTACTCTTAAAGTCATCTGAAAAATTTGTTGAAAGACCTTTCTATGTCAGTCATCTCAGTAGGTCTTGCTTTTCAAGATATTCAGtgttgtttttacattttcttaTCCAATCTTCATAATTCTTATAATGTCAAGGAGATGGTGTAGACGGCAACTGTGAGCAATACAAGGACGAGCCTGTAACAAAGACCAACGAACAAGTTTCATCCAATAATCGCACCAAACAAACCCACGATGATAGCAGTTCCAGAGAAAATGGCAAGGTTTTCTATATACTAATATAGAACCCTTTGGTCGATTCTTCCTTGAAATTGGAGTCTGTTGGCGCTTGTcatttattcattaattttattactatCATAGTCAATCTTTGTGTTcctcattctcattcttgttgTCATTACTATGAACATTATTTTATTGTCGTTGTGTAACCGCAGAAGATTCCAAGAAACAAGGACTGTTCCTGTGgatccaaaaagaaacacaaggcATATTGTGGAGCTGTGAAGGGAAGATCGTCTACTAAGATTGCGTATGCTTCTTGAACTCTAGACCCTCTCTGTGTTGCTAATAAGATATTGCCTTTATTGGTGAAGATGGAATTTTTAGACACAAAAAACAGAAAGGAAGTTTCTCAAGTACTTCTCTTCACCATGATGTCGCTCATAACTAAGAAATGAGTTAGCCCTAGTTGACATGCTTCATTGattagtgattgtttttttttgtttactcaGTTATCACTGAAGTTTAATCATGCTCCCATCACCCCAACTGAAAGTTTGTTATCTAACACAGCATATTTGTTGTGTCAGTGACCGAAAAGTTGACTTTAGAAAAGgtagaaaagaaacaaagcacAACAAGAAAGGACATGCTGAATCCGTGCCATCCAGTGGATCTGATGGTTGGCTGCCTGACATGGGTGCTCTTTGTATATGACcatgaacttgatttttatgtgaGTGCCACTACCAGTTTATATGTCTTTACAACTTTCTGTTTCTTTTGAATTGTGAATTCGCATCATTGTTTTGCAAATCAAACGggattggtttttcttttaatggttCAGTAATTATTTTGTCATATAGTGATTTCAGTAAAATAAACCACTAACCTGCATTTGTTTAAACCGGCAAAACTTGGTTTTGACAATATAGAGCTAGTTTTCctgttgcatatatatatatatatatatttgaaagagGATTGAGATTTTGTATTTCCAACTGTAGTTATCTAGGACATGGTGAAcagaaataagagagagagatagagaaggaaaggaagagGTGGTGTATTGAGATGAGATGAAGTTTCCTGATGCAACTTCTAGATTATATGAATCTACGGAGTCAGCTATTTATGAACTGTTGACATTCTCAGCAATTTATGAACTGTTGACATTCTCACCACAACTGTTTTTCTTATCTATGCATATGAATTAGGCATTTACATGTGATTCAGTTTTGGTGAGGATGAGAGGGGAGCTAAACCcataaaatatgttattattagcttggtttgttttttactacAAGCTTTCTGATATGCTGAGCATCATTTTGGTTTTCCTCAGTGCAGGTCGGGATCGACCAATTGATGCCTGCCCCCCatcctaaatgaaaaaaaaataaaaaccctctGGGCAGTTCACCACCACCTAGTCAGGCAAGCTGGGTATCTACTGCCTGCCTTGAGGTCAGTGTTATGCCTCAGGTTGAATCTCATGCTTTATCCTCCACAAGTCGTCAATATATCTGAAAGCAAGCACGACGCACTAAAGAAGGGTTGTAACCAAGAAAAAgctattggaaaaaaaagaaggtgctGAGATCATGGTTCCcaagatttctttttataaagattCGTCTTCGGCAAAACTAAAACTATTCAGTTCAAAATAATACGAAGGGAAAGTAGAGGTAGGAGCTACAAATTTTGGTTTCTCTGAACATCTTCAGGATATTGACCATCCTGTTAgagaattaaaagaagaagataattttcTTCATGGGTTCCACTATGATAGTCCAATCTTGTATAGGGCCAGAAAATTAGCCTTCAGCCACTTGCTCCTTGTTGACAAGCTTTGTTTTGTCAAGGAATCACGGTAGTGTCTTTGTATGCATCGGCAGGTGCCTCTTGtccatttcatatatatatatatatatatatgataatgtTCCCTATTGTTTTGAGCTGGGGAGGAGGGAGGGCTTTAACCTGGACTGCCTTTCTGGATGTGGGGTGATTACCATTAAGTTGCCTCTGCTTGTCTACAGTGATTCTGCGTGCTAGTGATAAAGAATCATGTTCGCGTACTCGTGATGAAAGAATCAtgttcttcaatattttatttttcatttatgtgGTTCATACTTCATATTATATTTTGCTCATTATGATTGTTCTGCCGTCTaggggtgaaaaaaaaaactttaaaacctattaaaccgaaaaaacaaaaaacaaaaatataactgaaaaactaaaagaaacagattagaaagttattttaaaaaaaaaattcgttcGGTTTTGAAAAAACTGGACCGAATTGAACTAAAAAGAGTTCAAAAAGCCAGACCCTAGTCAATCCTAGCAACCCCCCTCAAAATCTCCCTGCCAAAAACCACAATTACTCTTTTTATCCACTGGACCCTCCCGAAATGACATTATTCAAGAACAATATGAAATGGATGTAGATGATGAAGGTGGCACTTCTGATCTTAGCATAAGCGTTTTTTAACccagaaaacaacaaaaacaacatataaaattgatgaaacaGAAGCGTTTCAAGTCATGCCCACTAAAAGAAGAACTATTTGACTCCGACTCGTTTTCTGACCTAGTAAAAAGAATCCCTCAAAAGATGGGTGTAATCTCGCTAGCCACTTAGATGCAGATGCAGATGCCAGTCACtacgacaacaacaacaagacgCTTATCCACCAAGACCGCCACACAAAAGTGGAAGGTCATGGCCGTAGGATCCGAATACCCACCACTTGTGCTGCCGGGATCTTCCAATTTACTGATAAAgtgtattttggttttttaacaatataaacTCGACCAACTAAACAGGAgtggtttaatttaaatttttttagatttaaaactcgaacaaaccaaacaaaaattatgAGGTTTTACTTATCTCTAAGACACAAATAactattcattataatagtAAAGGCCATAAATTGGCCTTCCAAGAAAAACCTATTGGCTTGGTTATTGGAGGCAAAAATGTGTTGTTATCATGATAgaattatctttaatatattatatagagttagatttgttatttttcttttctatgcaCAGCAAAATCACAACTATAGCCTTGgattaaaaaattcttatgcTTTAGGCTTAGAGGTGTTTATGTACTTTCTTTTTATCAGGTAGAGTGCAATTACATTGATCTTGGagacaaaacaattaaaactctCTTATAAGGgtgttttgatcattttttattggttttgttgTAGATTTTGAGGTTTCTTTGGGGTGTTATTCtaattatcatatatttaatattattttaaaaaaaccttctgGCGCGCATGTGCAATCGTGTGGACAACCCCACACTCGCTCCATAAGGACACCAAAAATGGTCTTTCAAGGTAGCGTTTGAAAGTTCTCAACACCCTCTATACGGTGATGTACGTGTGTAGGCAAAGCGCCGCCGGTTTGGCGCCGAagaccatttttatttttccttcttctctctctctccaccttGAAATTTGCACCACCCATGCAAAATTTTAGAGCAACCCCTgccatttatttttccttcacaTTTGGTCTGTATCttttttatcactattttttttattttaaaataagcCATGAAATTACAAGTGTTTTCTAATTTCACCctcttactattttttaatctataaataatctatcaaattccaaaagcttttttttttaatttcccccctataatttttttatcatttaaatttgatccttattattttagttgctatttattttgttatggatcattttatttaatttttttttaacaaatttcatctttcttgggttttttttctatcaaattttatcgccattgtttttgttgttgttttttcttttgtaagtttttttatcgatatttttttcacgatttcatcattcaaaattaatttttttttaaatttaaacttcttgattgagcACAAGTCTGAGATTTCACAAATTGCAGGTTTTAGATATTAGACTTGATTTAGGAGGTTCGCTAAAGtttgcttagtttttttgtcttttttttaacatgatgttgtcttatttttttatcctctttttttatgtttattttttgcgGTTTGATTCTACTCAATTAGTCCgctatagttttgttttttcaatttcacccctatagtttttaatctataaataatttatcaaattacaaatattttcttttatttcatcctgtgattttttcatgtttcaatttttttcctaattcttttcattgtgatttattttgtttggaatcctttttaaatttatttttcaaatttcatcctccttgggttttgttttttctctcaaatcttatcctcattcttttttgttgctatttttatttgcttttgcaagttatttttttaataattttcaatgatttcattattcaaaattaaattggttaagaGTTAAGTCTCTTGATTAAAAccaattttagaatttaatgagTTGCATGTTTTTGAGATTACATCAAGTTTAAGAGGATTATCTGAGTTtgcttagttgttttttttttcttttttaaaagcttatgtttttttttctttttagtttttctttgttattttttacggTTTACCTTCTATTAGATCAACATTAGGTTCTTTGATAATCCAAATAGAATTAGGTTTGTTCTTTCGACCGTTTTTTCTTTGTtcgtttatttattgttgttgcattttttttcatgttgtttaGATAACCACTTGATCCAATAACTTAGgacttggattattttttactgtaacattttattttgcttcaaaaaaaaattgctctaACCACGACAAAGCACGGGTAACAAATCTAGTTATCACTAAAGATCATACAAGACATAGAACTAAACTAGATTTGTTATGCGCTTTGTCATGGATTgaaatacttttgttttttgaagtaaaaaaatactagGGTAAAAATCCAAGATCCAAGTCATTAGTTCAATtggtaaattaaataaaataaacaaaaaaaatgcaacaaaaataaataaactaataaaaaaacaacgaaagaaggtaaaaaaaaaaaactagactcGAGTCTATTTGcattatcaaacaactcaatattgaagggtgaaactataaaaaaaaaacaatttaaaaaaaaccacattaaATTGGGTAAACTCGAAAACCCTGAGACCATGGGcataatattgagataatatcatagaaaaaaaaaagcaatgataaaagtttgaatgatgaaattaaaataaatcaatttaaaaaaataaaaaaaataaactcatgtTAACATTTAAAACCGATAATCCTAGTCATGAACCCAGAGCTAACTCAATTGAAGAAAagccacaaaaaaataaaatgcaacaacaataaataaactgataaaaaataaaactaaaaaaaaagtaaaaagaactAGACATGAGTCCATCCAGATTGTGAaactatatat from Populus trichocarpa isolate Nisqually-1 chromosome 5, P.trichocarpa_v4.1, whole genome shotgun sequence includes these protein-coding regions:
- the LOC7489743 gene encoding OVARIAN TUMOR DOMAIN-containing deubiquitinating enzyme 7 isoform X8 — encoded protein: MVVQYIMNTREMFEPFIEDDVPFDEYCQLMEKDGTWAGHMELQAASLVTHSNICVHRYMSPRWYIRNFDQHGARMVHLSYHDEEHYNSVRSKDDPCNGPAQPIIIKVDADLSATSVQAKAVSSTKAGIAKDSFDAGSLKLVMAGSGCENAEKVKQVLLEVDGDVDAAIEFLIAEQESDSFSAENNSLCSDTNISYECQGDGVDGNCEQYKDEPVTKTNEQVSSNNRTKQTHDDSSSRENGKKIPRNKDCSCGSKKKHKAYCGAVKGRSSTKIADRKVDFRKGRKETKHNKKGHAESVPSSGSDGWLPDMGALCI
- the LOC7489743 gene encoding OVARIAN TUMOR DOMAIN-containing deubiquitinating enzyme 7 isoform X7, with product MVKTKQQKSKPKKTPHVKKQGKQANIVQFRAQLDALGLKIIEVTADGNCFFRGLADQLEGNEEEHGKYRSMVVQYIMNTREMFEPFIEDDVPFDEYCQLMEKDGTWAGHMELQAASLVTHSNICVHRYMSPRWYIRNFDQHGARMVHLSYHDEEHYNSVRSKDDPCNGPAQPIIIKVDADLSATSVQAKAVSSTKAGIAKDSFDAGSLKLVMAGSGCENAEKVKQVLLEVDGDVDAAIEFLIAEQESDSFSAENNSLCSDTNISYGDGVDGNCEQYKDEPVTKTNEQVSSNNRTKQTHDDSSSRENEDSKKQGLFLWIQKETQGILWSCEGKIVY
- the LOC7489743 gene encoding OVARIAN TUMOR DOMAIN-containing deubiquitinating enzyme 7 isoform X6 is translated as MVKTKQQKSKPKKTPHVKKQGKQANIVQFRAQLDALGLKIIEVTADGNCFFRGLADQLEGNEEEHGKYRSMVVQYIMNTREMFEPFIEDDVPFDEYCQLMEKDGTWAGHMELQAASLVTHSNICVHRYMSPRWYIRNFDQHGARMVHLSYHDEEHYNSVRSKDDPCNGPAQPIIIKVDADLSATSVQAKAVSSTKAGIAKDSFDAGSLKLVMAGSGCENAEKVKQVLLEVDGDVDAAIEFLIAEQESDSFSAENNSLCSDTNISYECQGDGVDGNCEQYKDEPVTKTNEQVSSNNRTKQTHDDSSSRENDSKKQGLFLWIQKETQGILWSCEGKIVY